One segment of Prionailurus bengalensis isolate Pbe53 chromosome E3, Fcat_Pben_1.1_paternal_pri, whole genome shotgun sequence DNA contains the following:
- the LOC122472060 gene encoding flocculation protein FLO11-like — MKEIHDTDLHSSPTRTNNATTVPSTKATSSPTSTEGATKTPSSSEASSSPPSSDSTTKVSSSTEASSSPTPTDSTTTVISSTAATSSPTPTESPTTVPISTDLSSSPTPTDIATTVPSSTEATSSPTSTEGATKTPSSSEASSSPPSRDSTTKVSSSTEASSSPTPTDSTTTVISSTAATSSLNPTESPTTVPISTDLSSSPTPTDIATTVPSSTEATSSPTSTEGATKTPSSSEASSSPPSSDSTTKVSSSTEASSSPTPTDSTTTVISSTAATSSPTPTESPTTVPISTDLSSSPTPTDIATTVPSSTEATSSPTSTEGATKTPSSSEASSSPPSSDSTTTVSSSAEASSSPPSTDSTTTVISSTTTTSPPTPNESATTVPTSTDLSSSPTPTDIATTVPSSTEATSSPTSTESATTTSSSSEAISSAPSTDSTTTVISSTTATSPPTPNESVTTVPTSTDLSSSPTPTDIATPVPSSTEATSSPTTTEGAATTSSSSEASSSPPSSDSTTMVSSSTEASASPTPTESVTIVISSTAATSSPTPDESQFVSTFH; from the exons ATGAAAGAGATCCATGATACAG ATCTCCATTCTTCTCCTACTCGCACTAACAACGCCACAACAGTGCCTTCTACAaaggccacttcctctccaacatCCACTGAAGGTGCCACCAAAACTCCTTCCTCTTCAGAGGCCAGTTCGTCTCCACCTTCCAGTGACAGCACTACCAAAGTGTCTTCCTCTACAGAAGCCAGTTCATCTCCAACACCCACTGACAGCACGACCACAGTGATTTCTTCTACAGCAGCCACTTCCTCTCCGACCCCCACTGAGAGTCCCACCACAGTGCCTATATCTACAGACCTCAGttcctctcctactcccactGACATTGCCACAACAGTGCCTTCTTCTACAgaggccacttcctctccaacatCCACTGAAGGTGCCACCAAAACGCCTTCCTCTTCAGAGGCCAGTTCGTCTCCACCTTCCAGGGACAGCACTACCAAAGTGTCTTCCTCTACAGAAGCCAGTTCATCTCCAACACCCACTGACAGCACGACCACAGTGATTTCTTCTACAGCAGCCACTTCCTCTCTGAACCCCACTGAGAGTCCCACCACAGTGCCTATATCTACAGACCTCAGttcctctcctactcccactGACATTGCCACAACAGTGCCTTCTTCTACAgaggccacttcctctccaacatCCACTGAAGGTGCCACCAAAACGCCTTCCTCTTCAGAGGCCAGTTCGTCTCCACCTTCCAGTGACAGCACTACCAAAGTGTCTTCCTCTACAGAAGCCAGTTCATCTCCAACACCCACTGACAGCACGACCACAGTGATTTCTTCTACAGCAGCCACTTCCTCTCCGACCCCCACGGAGAGTCCCACCACAGTGCCTATATCTACAGACCTCAGttcctctcctactcccactGACATTGCCACAACAGTGCCTTCTTCTACAgaggccacttcctctccaacatCCACTGAAGGTGCCACCAAAACGCCTTCCTCTTCAGAGGCCAGTTCGTCTCCACCTTCCAGTGACAGCACTACCACAGTGTCTTCCTCTGCAGAGGCCAGTTCGTCTCCACCTTCCACTGACAGCACGACCACAGTGATCTCTTCTACAACAACCACTTCCCCTCCAACCCCCAATGAGAGTGCCACCACAGTGCCTACATCTACAGACCTCAGttcctctcctactcccactGACATTGCCACAACAGTGCCTTCTTCTACAgaggccacttcctctccaacatCCACTGAAAGTGCCACAACAACGTCTTCTTCTTCAGAGGCCATTTCGTCTGCACCTTCCACTGACAGCACGACCACAGTGATCTCTTCTACAACAGCCACTTCCCCTCCAACCCCCAATGAGAGTGTCACCACAGTGCCTACATCTACAGATCTCAGttcctctcctactcccactGACATTGCCACACCAGTGCCTTCTTCTACAgaggccacttcctctccaacaaCCACTGAAGGTGCCGCCACAACGTCTTCTTCTTCAGAGGCCAGTTCGTCTCCACCTTCCAGTGACAGCACTACCATGGTGTCTTCCTCTACGGAAGCCAGTGCATCACCAACACCCACTGAGAGTGTCACCATAGTGATTTCTTCTACAGcagccacttcctctccaacccCCGATGAGA GCCAGTTCGTCTCCACCTTCCACTGA